A single region of the Microcella sp. genome encodes:
- a CDS encoding glucosamine-6-phosphate deaminase, protein MTEVIIVDDRARAGALVADEIVRLVRRRADAVLGLATGSTPLPVYEALRPHAALLRDVRGFALDEYVGLPAGHPESYRAVIEREVITPLGLDASRVRIPGDDVPEIDDRADESSIAAAGDRYEADLAAAGGVDLQLLGIGATGHIGFNEPGSSFASRTRVKTLTEQTRLDNARFFASIDEVPLHCITQGLGTILDARHLVLLAFGDAKAEALAAAVEGPVTSSLPGSAIQLHGHVTVIVDEAAAARLRFADYYRHAWAHKPSWQGL, encoded by the coding sequence GTGACCGAGGTCATCATCGTCGACGACCGTGCACGTGCGGGCGCGCTCGTCGCCGACGAGATCGTCAGGCTCGTGCGGCGGCGGGCCGACGCAGTGCTCGGCCTCGCCACCGGGTCCACCCCGCTGCCCGTGTATGAGGCACTGCGCCCCCACGCGGCCCTGCTGCGCGACGTGCGCGGGTTCGCACTCGATGAGTACGTGGGGCTGCCGGCCGGGCATCCTGAGTCGTATCGTGCGGTCATCGAGCGCGAGGTCATCACACCGCTCGGGCTCGACGCCTCACGCGTCAGGATTCCCGGTGACGACGTGCCCGAGATCGACGACCGCGCCGACGAGAGTTCGATCGCCGCAGCGGGCGACCGCTACGAGGCCGATCTCGCAGCGGCGGGCGGGGTCGACCTGCAACTGCTCGGCATCGGTGCCACGGGCCACATCGGATTCAACGAGCCGGGGTCGTCGTTCGCGTCGCGCACTCGCGTGAAGACGCTCACCGAGCAGACGCGGCTCGACAATGCGCGGTTCTTCGCCTCGATCGACGAGGTTCCGTTGCACTGCATCACGCAGGGGCTCGGCACGATTCTCGACGCACGACACCTCGTGCTGCTCGCGTTCGGCGACGCGAAGGCAGAAGCACTCGCCGCGGCCGTCGAAGGGCCGGTGACCTCGTCGCTGCCCGGGTCGGCGATTCAGCTGCACGGCCATGTCACCGTCATCGTCGACGAGGCCGCGGCCGCCCGCTTGCGATTC